In one window of Flavobacterium ginsengisoli DNA:
- a CDS encoding UDP-N-acetylmuramoyl-tripeptide--D-alanyl-D-alanine ligase, whose translation MNIQDIHNLFLQCSSLSIDTRKIEKNSMFFAIKGENFDANTFAKEALDLGALFVVIDNESYFVDDRTILVKNSLETLQELAKFHRTYLALPIVALTGSNGKTTTKELINVVLSKKFRTKATIGNLNNHIGVPLTLLSFTKETEIGIVEMGANHQKEIEFLCQIAQPDFGYITNFGKAHLEGFGGVEGVIAGKSEMYQYLATNQKTVFVNLEDPIQIEKSKGIKAFTFGVKKENADLNIQNITANPFVSIDYNDFTIESHLIGLYNANNINAAAAIGKYFDVKESDIKSAIENYIPANNRSQMMQKGSNEIILDAYNANPSSMAVAITNFLQLDKKNKIMILGDMFELGDESLHEHKVIVDSLADQNHALCFLIGKAFFANKISNQNIQFFETFDAFAAFLKTFKFGSNMILIKGSRGMALERTLDYIQ comes from the coding sequence ATGAATATTCAGGACATTCATAACTTATTTTTACAATGCAGTTCGCTGTCTATTGATACAAGAAAAATTGAAAAGAATTCTATGTTTTTTGCTATCAAAGGAGAGAATTTTGACGCTAATACATTTGCTAAAGAAGCCTTAGATTTAGGTGCTTTATTTGTTGTTATTGATAACGAATCTTACTTTGTTGATGACAGAACGATTTTGGTAAAAAACAGTCTAGAAACACTTCAGGAATTGGCCAAATTTCACCGTACTTATTTAGCGCTTCCAATTGTTGCGTTAACAGGTAGCAACGGGAAAACTACAACAAAGGAATTGATCAATGTTGTATTGTCGAAAAAATTTAGAACAAAAGCGACAATTGGCAATTTAAACAATCATATTGGAGTGCCATTAACGTTACTTTCTTTTACGAAAGAGACAGAAATCGGAATTGTTGAAATGGGGGCTAATCACCAAAAAGAAATCGAATTTCTTTGCCAAATTGCACAGCCTGATTTTGGGTATATTACTAATTTCGGAAAAGCACATTTGGAAGGTTTTGGTGGAGTTGAAGGTGTAATTGCTGGCAAGAGCGAAATGTATCAGTATCTTGCAACAAATCAAAAAACTGTTTTTGTAAATCTGGAAGATCCAATTCAGATTGAGAAATCAAAAGGTATAAAGGCGTTTACTTTTGGAGTAAAAAAAGAAAATGCTGATTTAAATATCCAAAACATTACAGCAAATCCTTTTGTTTCTATTGACTACAATGATTTTACAATTGAGTCTCATTTAATTGGTCTTTATAATGCTAATAATATAAATGCGGCTGCAGCAATAGGTAAATATTTTGATGTAAAAGAAAGCGATATCAAGAGCGCTATTGAGAATTATATTCCGGCAAACAATAGATCTCAAATGATGCAAAAAGGTTCGAATGAGATCATTCTAGATGCTTATAATGCTAATCCAAGCAGTATGGCTGTCGCGATTACGAATTTCCTGCAATTAGACAAGAAAAATAAAATTATGATTCTTGGAGATATGTTCGAATTAGGTGATGAAAGTCTTCATGAACATAAAGTTATAGTTGACTCTTTGGCAGATCAAAATCACGCTTTATGTTTTCTAATTGGGAAAGCATTTTTTGCTAATAAGATTTCGAATCAAAATATTCAGTTTTTCGAAACATTCGATGCTTTTGCGGCGTTTTTGAAAACATTCAAATTTGGTTCTAATATGATACTAATAAAAGGTTCTCGGGGTATGGCCTTAGAACGAACTTTAGATTATATTCAATAA
- the porV gene encoding type IX secretion system outer membrane channel protein PorV has product MKKLSLLLICIFSIYNSRAQESRPIVTGVPFLLVAADARAAGLADQGVATSADVFSQQWNPAKYAFSEDAQGLSISYTPYLTDLANDISLGQITYYNKINEKSAFAGSFRYFGFGDIELRTTGDPTEPTRTVSPNEFALDGSYSLKLSEKFSMAVAGRFISSNLKVASEEVDATSARSFAVDVVAFYQSEEIAYQDFNGRWRAGVNFQNMGPKISYDNDDISTNFLPANLRLGGGFDFIFDDYNKLTLSAELTKLLVPTPPGMQAAIDGNGDGDFDDPEDITQQEATDAAYRNYNKIGWFEGMFKSFGDAPGGFSEELKEITYSLGAEYVYQDAFAFRLGYYHESPEKGAKQFFSLGAGFKYNIMKIDVSYLFSASKIKNPLENTLRFSLTFNFGDKYDTY; this is encoded by the coding sequence ATGAAAAAACTATCACTTCTATTAATTTGTATTTTTAGCATTTACAATTCAAGGGCTCAGGAATCAAGACCAATTGTTACTGGAGTACCTTTTTTACTAGTCGCTGCTGATGCTAGAGCAGCAGGTTTGGCAGACCAAGGTGTCGCTACTTCTGCCGACGTTTTCTCTCAACAATGGAACCCTGCCAAGTATGCATTTTCAGAAGATGCACAAGGCCTTTCTATTAGCTACACTCCTTATTTAACAGATCTTGCCAATGACATCTCATTAGGTCAGATTACGTATTACAACAAAATCAACGAAAAAAGTGCTTTTGCAGGAAGTTTCCGTTATTTCGGTTTTGGAGACATCGAATTAAGAACTACAGGAGATCCAACTGAGCCTACAAGAACAGTTTCTCCAAACGAATTTGCCTTAGACGGTTCGTACTCTCTTAAATTAAGTGAGAAATTCTCGATGGCAGTTGCTGGACGTTTTATTAGTTCAAATTTAAAAGTTGCTTCAGAAGAAGTTGATGCTACATCTGCAAGATCTTTTGCTGTCGATGTTGTCGCTTTTTATCAATCGGAAGAAATCGCTTACCAAGATTTCAATGGTAGATGGAGAGCTGGAGTTAACTTCCAGAACATGGGGCCAAAAATTAGTTACGACAATGATGATATTAGCACAAACTTCTTACCTGCTAATTTAAGATTAGGGGGAGGATTTGATTTTATCTTTGACGACTACAACAAACTTACATTAAGCGCCGAACTTACTAAACTTTTAGTTCCAACTCCTCCAGGCATGCAAGCTGCTATCGATGGAAATGGCGATGGAGATTTTGACGATCCTGAAGACATTACACAGCAAGAAGCTACAGACGCTGCTTACAGAAACTACAATAAAATTGGCTGGTTTGAAGGAATGTTTAAATCTTTTGGAGATGCGCCAGGAGGTTTTAGCGAAGAACTAAAGGAAATCACGTATAGCCTTGGAGCTGAATATGTTTATCAAGATGCTTTTGCTTTCCGTTTAGGTTACTACCACGAAAGCCCAGAAAAAGGTGCTAAACAATTTTTCTCTTTAGGAGCAGGATTTAAATACAACATTATGAAAATTGATGTTTCGTACTTATTCTCAGCATCAAAAATAAAAAACCCTTTAGAAAATACACTTCGTTTCTCTTTAACGTTTAACTTTGGCGACAAATACGACACTTATTAA
- a CDS encoding pyruvate dehydrogenase complex dihydrolipoamide acetyltransferase, translating to MAIKVTMPRLSDTMTEGTVATWLKKVGDKVSEGDILAEIETDKATMEFESFNEGTLLHIGIQAGETAPVDSLLAIIGKEGEDISALLAGGDAPAAEAPKADAPAAEAKTETAAPAKAATELPKGVVVVTMPRLSDTMTEGTVASWLKKVGDAVAEGDILAEIETDKATMEFESFNAGTLLYIGIQEGNTAPVDSLLAIIGPAGTDISGIAENYTAGGAATASAPAAEEKTAPAAEKAPEAVAETSNGGRILASPLAKKIASDKGIQLSQVKGSGENGRIVKSDIENFTPSAQAQTSAAAPAAKQEASAPAAPKVFVPAGEVYTEEIKNSQMRKIIAKRLSESLFTAPHYNLVIEVSMDEAMQARAAINSVPDTKVSFNDMVIKACALALKKHPKINSTWKEDAIIINHHVNIGVAVAVEDGLVVPVLKFTDAMSLSQIGGSVRDLAGRAKNKKLGPQEMEGSTFTVSNLGMFGITEFNSIINQPNSAILSVGAIVEKPVVKNGQIVVGNTMMLSLACDHRTIDGATGAQFLQTLKQYIESPVTMLA from the coding sequence ATGGCAATTAAAGTAACTATGCCTCGTTTGAGCGATACAATGACGGAAGGAACGGTAGCAACTTGGCTTAAAAAAGTAGGCGACAAAGTTAGCGAAGGAGATATCCTTGCTGAAATTGAAACAGACAAAGCAACAATGGAGTTCGAATCTTTTAACGAAGGAACTCTTTTACATATCGGAATTCAAGCGGGAGAAACCGCTCCTGTTGATTCATTATTAGCAATCATTGGTAAAGAAGGAGAAGATATTTCTGCTCTTTTAGCCGGTGGTGATGCTCCTGCTGCCGAAGCTCCAAAAGCGGATGCTCCTGCTGCTGAAGCAAAAACTGAAACTGCTGCTCCTGCAAAAGCGGCGACTGAATTGCCTAAAGGAGTTGTTGTTGTAACAATGCCTCGTTTGAGCGATACCATGACTGAAGGTACAGTCGCTAGCTGGTTGAAAAAAGTTGGTGATGCTGTTGCTGAAGGCGATATCTTAGCAGAAATTGAAACAGACAAAGCTACTATGGAGTTTGAGTCTTTCAATGCTGGAACATTATTATACATTGGAATTCAAGAAGGAAATACTGCGCCTGTTGACAGCTTATTAGCGATCATTGGACCTGCAGGAACTGACATCTCTGGAATTGCTGAAAATTATACTGCTGGAGGCGCTGCCACTGCAAGTGCTCCTGCTGCTGAAGAAAAAACTGCACCTGCTGCTGAAAAAGCACCAGAAGCCGTTGCTGAAACTTCAAACGGAGGAAGAATTTTAGCTTCACCTTTAGCTAAAAAAATCGCTTCTGATAAAGGAATTCAATTAAGTCAAGTTAAAGGATCTGGAGAAAACGGACGTATCGTAAAAAGCGATATCGAAAACTTTACTCCATCTGCTCAAGCACAAACTTCTGCTGCGGCACCAGCTGCTAAACAAGAAGCATCTGCTCCTGCTGCACCAAAAGTATTCGTTCCTGCTGGAGAAGTTTACACAGAAGAGATCAAAAACTCTCAAATGCGTAAAATCATTGCAAAACGTCTTTCTGAATCTTTATTCACTGCACCTCACTATAACTTAGTGATCGAAGTAAGTATGGACGAAGCAATGCAAGCTAGAGCTGCTATCAATAGCGTTCCAGATACAAAAGTATCTTTCAACGATATGGTAATCAAAGCTTGTGCTTTAGCATTGAAAAAACACCCAAAAATCAACTCTACTTGGAAAGAAGATGCAATCATCATCAACCACCACGTAAACATTGGTGTTGCTGTAGCTGTTGAAGACGGATTAGTAGTTCCTGTATTGAAATTTACAGATGCTATGAGTTTATCTCAAATTGGCGGTTCAGTAAGAGATCTTGCTGGAAGAGCTAAAAACAAAAAACTTGGACCACAAGAAATGGAAGGAAGTACTTTTACAGTATCTAACCTTGGTATGTTTGGTATTACTGAATTTAATTCAATCATCAACCAGCCAAACTCTGCAATCCTTTCTGTAGGTGCAATTGTTGAGAAACCAGTAGTTAAAAACGGTCAAATCGTAGTTGGAAACACAATGATGTTATCATTAGCTTGTGACCACAGAACTATTGACGGTGCAACTGGAGCTCAGTTCTTACAAACATTAAAACAATACATCGAAAGCCCAGTTACAATGTTGGCATAA
- a CDS encoding M1 family aminopeptidase, translating into MLAEKLYGPYRWGRYDVLVLPPSFPYGGMENPNLTFLTPGVIAGDRSLTSLLAHELGHSWSGNLVTNATWDDIWLNEGFTTYVEHRIGEAIFGKKEFDMQNVITNKELIDNVAEYGDTNPDTRLKVSLTGRNPDDGISMIPYVKGYAFLRVIENAVGRDKFDPFIKNYFDSHAFQSITTEDFVKYINENLIKGDKTLADKIQLDNWIYKPGIPSNIVPVSSADFDAIDAIQKSWRETGVAGLSKKITTTAEKQHFIDHLPADITVKEMGAIDKEFNFTKGGNFIIKRQWFVQAIRHQYKAADPAIEQFLIGSKQNRLYHDAL; encoded by the coding sequence ATGCTTGCAGAAAAATTATATGGACCTTACAGATGGGGACGTTATGATGTTTTGGTTTTGCCTCCAAGTTTCCCTTATGGCGGAATGGAGAATCCAAACCTGACTTTCTTAACTCCGGGAGTAATTGCTGGAGATCGTTCACTTACGAGTTTGCTTGCACACGAATTAGGTCATAGCTGGAGCGGAAACTTGGTTACAAATGCTACATGGGATGATATTTGGTTAAACGAAGGATTTACTACTTACGTTGAGCACAGAATTGGAGAAGCAATTTTTGGCAAAAAAGAATTTGATATGCAGAATGTTATCACCAACAAAGAATTGATTGATAATGTTGCTGAATACGGAGATACAAATCCAGACACAAGATTAAAAGTTAGTTTGACAGGAAGAAATCCTGACGACGGAATCAGCATGATTCCTTATGTAAAAGGATATGCTTTTTTAAGAGTTATTGAAAATGCCGTTGGGCGCGATAAATTTGATCCGTTTATCAAGAATTATTTCGATTCTCATGCTTTCCAATCTATCACAACAGAAGATTTCGTTAAATACATCAATGAAAATCTTATTAAAGGCGACAAAACTTTAGCAGATAAAATTCAATTAGACAACTGGATTTACAAACCAGGAATTCCTTCAAATATTGTTCCAGTAAGTTCAGCTGACTTTGATGCTATCGATGCTATCCAAAAAAGCTGGAGAGAAACTGGCGTTGCAGGTTTGAGTAAAAAAATCACAACTACTGCAGAAAAACAGCATTTTATTGACCATCTTCCTGCTGATATTACTGTAAAGGAAATGGGAGCAATTGATAAAGAATTCAACTTTACTAAGGGCGGTAATTTCATTATTAAACGCCAATGGTTTGTTCAAGCAATTCGTCATCAATACAAAGCTGCCGATCCTGCAATTGAACAATTTTTAATTGGAAGCAAGCAGAACCGGCTCTATCATGATGCTTTATAA
- a CDS encoding carboxymuconolactone decarboxylase family protein, giving the protein MTRLTALNPEEVTGKTKDLFNAVQAKLGVVPNMMRTMGNSPAVLEGYLNLSGALSHGKLSAKTGELIALAVSESNSCDYCLAAHTFIGEKLVKADPAVLKVC; this is encoded by the coding sequence ATGACACGATTAACAGCTTTAAACCCAGAAGAAGTAACAGGAAAAACTAAAGATTTATTCAATGCAGTTCAGGCAAAATTAGGCGTTGTTCCAAACATGATGAGAACAATGGGAAATTCGCCAGCAGTTCTTGAAGGATATTTAAATTTAAGCGGTGCTTTAAGCCACGGAAAATTAAGCGCAAAAACGGGAGAATTAATTGCTTTAGCAGTTTCAGAAAGCAATTCTTGCGACTACTGTTTAGCCGCGCACACTTTTATTGGAGAGAAATTAGTTAAAGCAGATCCAGCAGTTTTAAAAGTCTGCTAG
- a CDS encoding helix-turn-helix domain-containing protein — translation MSSQQVFTLINPQNGNLAFKILSFDDNSHFDHLQRNNYYSLIWVTKGKGKVKADFAEHHFEENSLLAFSPYQPFMLCVNEPIEGIAIHFHPDFYCIHMHQKEVSCNGVLFNNIYQPPYVKVTEQASLTFNMVIDQMKTEIQNAELAQYELLISYLKIFLITASRLKTEQLEEMKSIPDSKEPIILQNLKDAIELNFKTKHSAGNYAELLNISPKALAKLSKNYFNKTLTDLISERIIIEAKRELYLTNKTVKEIAYELGYDDEHYFSRFFKTNADVSPQIYRETVGFGKMEA, via the coding sequence ATGAGTTCGCAACAAGTTTTTACTTTAATAAATCCGCAAAATGGCAATTTAGCTTTCAAGATACTTTCTTTTGACGACAACAGTCATTTTGATCATTTACAGCGAAACAATTATTACTCGCTAATTTGGGTCACCAAAGGAAAAGGCAAGGTAAAAGCCGATTTTGCCGAACATCATTTTGAAGAAAATTCACTTCTCGCCTTTTCACCTTATCAGCCATTTATGCTTTGTGTAAACGAACCAATCGAAGGAATTGCCATTCATTTTCATCCTGATTTTTATTGCATTCACATGCATCAAAAAGAAGTTTCTTGCAATGGCGTTTTGTTCAATAATATTTATCAACCTCCTTATGTAAAGGTTACTGAACAAGCATCACTAACTTTCAATATGGTTATTGACCAAATGAAAACTGAAATTCAAAATGCAGAATTGGCACAATATGAATTGCTTATTTCTTATTTGAAAATCTTTTTAATTACAGCTTCAAGGCTAAAAACCGAACAACTAGAAGAAATGAAATCGATTCCAGATTCGAAAGAACCTATTATTCTTCAAAATCTAAAAGATGCGATCGAACTAAATTTCAAAACCAAACATTCAGCAGGAAATTATGCCGAATTACTGAATATTTCTCCTAAAGCTTTGGCTAAATTATCTAAGAATTATTTCAATAAAACGTTGACAGATTTAATTTCAGAAAGAATTATTATTGAAGCTAAAAGAGAATTATATCTAACCAACAAAACGGTTAAAGAAATTGCATATGAGTTAGGTTACGATGACGAACATTATTTTAGTCGTTTCTTTAAAACCAATGCCGATGTTTCGCCACAAATTTATCGTGAAACAGTAGGTTTTGGAAAAATGGAAGCTTAG
- a CDS encoding tRNA-(ms[2]io[6]A)-hydroxylase yields the protein MLGLKLATDPRWVNIVESNIEEILTDHAWCEQKVASNAISIVTYNSEIEELVTEMLEIAREELEHFQMVHNIIKERGLTLGRERKDHYVNELFKFMKKDGSRRDALCDRLLFSAMIEARSCERFKVLSENIKDEKLATFYRDLMISEAGHYTTFLGFARKYQDNIDIDKRWKEWIEYEGSIITNYGKSETVHG from the coding sequence ATGTTAGGATTAAAATTAGCTACAGACCCTCGATGGGTAAATATCGTCGAATCGAATATCGAAGAAATTTTAACTGATCACGCATGGTGCGAACAAAAAGTCGCTTCAAACGCTATTAGCATTGTGACGTATAATTCTGAAATCGAAGAATTAGTAACCGAAATGCTTGAAATTGCCAGAGAAGAATTGGAGCATTTTCAAATGGTTCATAATATCATAAAGGAACGCGGACTTACGCTAGGACGCGAACGAAAAGATCATTACGTAAATGAACTGTTTAAATTCATGAAAAAAGATGGTAGCCGTAGAGATGCACTTTGCGACCGATTATTGTTCTCTGCAATGATTGAAGCCAGAAGTTGCGAGCGTTTTAAAGTCCTTTCAGAAAATATTAAAGACGAAAAACTAGCTACATTCTACAGAGATTTAATGATTTCTGAAGCGGGACATTATACTACATTTTTAGGCTTTGCCAGAAAATACCAAGACAACATCGACATTGATAAAAGATGGAAAGAATGGATTGAATATGAAGGTTCTATTATTACCAATTATGGTAAAAGTGAAACCGTTCACGGATAA
- a CDS encoding AsmA family protein — protein MQKSKSRSIVFKIAKYFGITFAVIIGLLFLMPIVFEDQIKEQIKKTANERLSAELNYSDVSVSFFHHFPSLTLTLDNLSLNGSAPYKNEKFITAKEVSFGINVASLIFSKSVKIDQIYLSDSFINVKVNPNGEANYNIYKSQEQASQSNDSSDTALKLERIEILNSKIIYDDKSTKVHFDAYGFNYLGKGDLNKAVFDLYSKAKIEKLNIVYEDEPYLMNKKIDADLITKVNINSLSFFFQQNNLKINQLLVDFKGKFDILKDGYNMDFVIKSDNSNLYDVFTAFPPKYITWLSKTELKGNTNLLLTLKGKYIASENIGPDLDLDVKINDGFVNYNKSAFRFQT, from the coding sequence ATGCAGAAAAGTAAATCCAGATCAATCGTTTTTAAAATTGCGAAGTATTTCGGAATAACTTTCGCGGTTATTATAGGATTATTATTTTTAATGCCTATCGTCTTTGAGGACCAAATTAAAGAGCAAATAAAGAAAACAGCCAATGAAAGATTAAGCGCAGAATTAAATTATTCTGATGTTTCTGTTTCATTTTTTCATCATTTTCCTTCTCTTACTTTAACTTTAGATAATTTAAGTTTGAATGGTTCTGCGCCATACAAAAACGAAAAATTCATCACCGCAAAAGAGGTTTCTTTTGGAATCAATGTGGCAAGTCTTATTTTTAGCAAATCGGTAAAAATTGACCAGATCTATTTATCTGATTCTTTTATAAACGTAAAAGTAAATCCAAACGGAGAAGCAAATTACAATATTTATAAATCGCAAGAACAAGCTTCACAATCAAATGACAGTTCTGATACTGCTTTAAAGCTAGAACGAATTGAAATTTTGAACAGTAAAATTATTTACGACGACAAATCGACAAAAGTTCATTTTGATGCTTATGGCTTCAATTATTTAGGAAAAGGAGATTTAAATAAAGCCGTTTTTGATTTGTATTCGAAAGCCAAAATCGAAAAATTGAATATCGTTTACGAAGACGAACCGTATTTAATGAATAAAAAAATTGATGCTGATTTGATTACCAAAGTCAACATTAACTCGCTTTCTTTCTTTTTCCAACAGAATAACCTTAAAATCAATCAGCTCTTGGTAGACTTTAAAGGTAAATTTGATATTTTGAAAGATGGCTACAACATGGATTTTGTTATTAAATCTGATAACAGTAATTTATATGACGTTTTTACCGCCTTTCCTCCAAAATATATTACTTGGCTTTCTAAAACTGAATTAAAAGGAAATACGAATCTTTTATTGACTTTAAAAGGAAAATATATTGCGTCGGAAAACATTGGTCCAGATTTGGATTTGGATGTAAAAATAAACGACGGATTTGTCAATTACAACAAAAGCGCATTTCGGTTTCAAACCTAA
- a CDS encoding AsmA-like C-terminal region-containing protein, with translation MKGINTPEINADFKAKIDLEKLTKALGIPDIELKGALAGDIKANGVFDQKNKRFPVTNGTLNLDNGYLKTPYYPNPITNITIKSKIVNQKGTFEDLKVSLTPTQFTFEGKPVFVQADLSNFDDLNYDIKAKGELDVSRIYKVFSQKGLDLDGFVKADVSLKGKQSDAEKGNYSKLNNRGTLELRNIGIASEYLPKKFIIKEGIFKINQDKMSFNNFLAAYGQSDFKMNGYLQNVFNYVMTNTGVLKGSFKVSSRYINVDEFMSSVDPNTPVTQSSAPKTEVKQSDNTQTGVIIIPSNLNLQLIANAQKVNFDKLNLQNATGNLTMKNGKLTMQNTGFNLIGCNVSMNANYQAVTPQKANFDYAIKATDFDIKRAYNEIEVFRKMASAAEKAQGIVSLDYQLKGRLNANMDPVYPSLVGGGTLSVKDVKVRGLKMFNAVSKQTNTESIKNPDLSKVDIKTTVKNNIITVERFKFKFAGFRPRIEGTSSLDGRLNLKMRLGLPPFGIFGIPLTVTGTQDNPKVKVGRKTEDLEETKDTE, from the coding sequence GTGAAAGGAATAAACACACCAGAAATCAATGCCGATTTTAAAGCTAAAATTGATCTTGAAAAACTAACCAAAGCACTTGGAATTCCTGATATTGAATTAAAAGGAGCTTTAGCTGGAGATATAAAAGCAAATGGAGTATTTGACCAAAAGAACAAACGTTTTCCTGTTACAAACGGAACCCTTAATTTGGATAATGGATATTTAAAAACACCTTACTATCCAAATCCTATTACAAATATTACGATTAAATCTAAAATCGTAAACCAAAAAGGAACTTTTGAAGATTTAAAAGTAAGCTTAACACCAACTCAATTTACTTTTGAAGGAAAACCAGTTTTTGTACAAGCCGATTTAAGCAATTTTGACGATTTAAATTACGACATAAAAGCAAAAGGCGAATTGGATGTTAGCAGAATTTATAAAGTTTTCTCTCAAAAAGGACTTGATCTGGATGGTTTCGTAAAAGCTGATGTATCGCTAAAAGGAAAACAAAGCGATGCAGAAAAAGGAAATTACAGCAAGTTAAATAATAGAGGGACACTTGAATTAAGAAACATCGGAATTGCTTCTGAATATCTTCCAAAGAAATTCATCATCAAAGAAGGTATTTTCAAAATTAATCAGGATAAAATGTCGTTCAATAATTTCTTGGCCGCTTATGGACAATCAGATTTTAAAATGAATGGTTATTTACAAAATGTTTTCAATTATGTAATGACCAATACAGGCGTTTTAAAAGGCTCTTTTAAAGTTTCTTCTCGATATATCAATGTTGATGAATTTATGTCAAGCGTAGACCCAAATACACCTGTAACGCAAAGCTCTGCTCCAAAAACAGAAGTAAAACAATCAGACAACACACAAACTGGCGTAATTATTATTCCAAGCAATCTGAACTTACAGCTGATTGCAAATGCCCAAAAAGTAAATTTTGACAAATTAAACCTGCAAAATGCAACTGGAAATTTAACCATGAAGAATGGTAAATTAACAATGCAGAATACTGGCTTTAATTTAATTGGATGCAATGTTTCTATGAATGCCAATTATCAAGCTGTAACTCCGCAAAAAGCAAATTTTGATTATGCAATAAAAGCTACAGATTTTGATATTAAAAGAGCCTATAACGAAATTGAAGTTTTCAGGAAAATGGCAAGTGCAGCAGAGAAAGCGCAAGGAATTGTTTCTTTAGATTATCAATTAAAAGGCCGTTTAAACGCAAATATGGATCCTGTCTACCCTTCTCTTGTGGGCGGCGGAACACTTTCTGTAAAAGATGTAAAAGTAAGAGGTCTGAAAATGTTTAATGCCGTAAGTAAACAAACAAATACGGAATCTATAAAAAATCCAGATCTTTCAAAAGTTGATATTAAAACAACAGTTAAAAACAATATTATTACCGTAGAACGTTTTAAATTTAAATTTGCAGGCTTTAGACCAAGAATCGAAGGGACATCAAGCTTAGATGGAAGACTGAACCTTAAAATGCGTTTAGGATTGCCTCCTTTCGGTATTTTCGGAATTCCGCTGACAGTTACAGGAACACAAGATAATCCAAAAGTAAAAGTGGGAAGAAAGACTGAAGATTTAGAGGAAACTAAGGATACTGAATAA
- the rpmA gene encoding 50S ribosomal protein L27 — MAHKKGVGSSKNGRESESKRLGVKIYGGQAAIAGNIIVRQRGSKHNPGENVYISKDHTLHARVAGVVKFQKKRDNKSYVSIIPFEA; from the coding sequence ATGGCTCACAAGAAAGGTGTCGGTAGTTCGAAGAATGGTAGAGAATCAGAATCAAAACGTCTAGGCGTTAAGATTTATGGTGGTCAAGCCGCTATTGCTGGAAACATCATCGTTAGACAAAGAGGTTCAAAACACAATCCAGGTGAAAACGTTTACATTAGTAAAGATCACACTCTTCACGCAAGAGTTGCTGGAGTTGTTAAGTTCCAAAAGAAAAGAGATAACAAATCTTATGTATCTATTATCCCATTCGAGGCATAA